A region from the Acyrthosiphon pisum isolate AL4f chromosome A1, pea_aphid_22Mar2018_4r6ur, whole genome shotgun sequence genome encodes:
- the LOC100573725 gene encoding uncharacterized protein LOC100573725: protein MGKRNHEQENALSDSKRQNTHNISIAKRDDLDEQLFSRPAGHNTFKGSSNKRLQFNQDEDEQASVSELKRKNSGNFYFKFVNSPGYRNISFENDSNEQVVADDKSRNINNLLRNQLLRNITFLKYELKQVLSNQTVMLDKLDQMEKCLEQNSFNKPVMEVNGVDFSDCPLPINNIYDLQTFEDKISGDQSYKNQLVFDHRTLSYRRKKCEISCEKTYVKTFSRQFTIRVLLYRFD from the exons ATGGGCAAACGAAACCATGAGCAAGAGAATGCACTGTCAG ACAGCAAAAGgcaaaacacacataatatttcaattgcaAAAAGAGATGATCTTGATGAACAATTGTTTAGTAGACCAGCAGGACACAATA cttttaAAGGTTCAAGCAATAAACGACTTCAATTTAACCAAGATGAGGACGAACAAGCATCAGTCAGTGAACTGAAACGAAAAAAtagtggtaatttttattttaaat TTGTTAATAGTCCAGGATACAGGaatattagttttgaaaatgATTCCAATGAACAAGTTGTTGCGGACGATAAGTCAAGAAATATAAACA ATCTATTGAGAAACCAACTATTGAGAAATATAACATTCTTAAAATATGAGTTGAAACAAGTATTAAGCAATCAGACAGTAATGCTTGATAAACTGGACCAGATGGAAAAGTGTTTAGAACAAAATTCATTTAATAAGCCTGTGATGGAAGTTAATGGTGTTGACTTTAGTGATTGTCCTCTgccaattaataacatttatgacTTACAAACATTTGAAGACAAAATATCGGGCGATCaaagttataaaaatcaattggtATTTG atCACAGAACTTTGTCATATAGGAGGAAAAAATGTGAAATCAGTTGTGAAAAGACCTATGTCAAAACTTTTTCCCGACAGTTTACTATCAGAGTACTCTTATACAG attcGATTAA
- the LOC100167277 gene encoding uncharacterized protein LOC100167277 isoform X1: MSEPKSKINTKKNPTYPLGTLLWVKLLNRVWWPGTVVDPITIPKELLEYVKKVEPIACVAQFKEDKKYHIVGLYEEVFLYSCDRKIEFIEKGFSLYKNQMKGLPVIGKFDMNNFKKDVIAMEELIGGDKCIFEHLKEEKEKFKSIVKELFTPTNTKKSKKKEIERKSLPAPKFTKTPNQPKPKPVSKPRTTTQSRVDKTAYTCHAQVGCNYTTNRYDNLKWHMATHKNDTDVVTTKKSSNSSTSNKRKNLKTKSLEVKKQKLQEELLKDWDNDGEDEDEIITSGVQSSSNVAQSSNEEVLETMIDVPSSNEEIVQIKSEVLSSNNVAQSSNAEIILTKTDVVSSSNVVQSSNEEGISTSKVLSSENDTKPIISKDISRNSEAQETSTCSPNKVFDFNENDNNTPVVELRQSKSVYSSTVDDDISETLPNELVLVEKSTENVIDKPHEIQSNEPANEIDNQTKSTELLLEKTDTTLDHINNFENSLSCISSNINNSDANILTEDNNVVIGESELSECGSLNKTANIYKDIKIETNDVVGIPLVENMSTETEDSAIVEENTNHKEIVSNDEEVNQLNGTTIDKNMLIENLCSVGSTSNKINCEDKIIKKEEFPEDIPKDWLEGPEWESARSAVQEAYFVNSEGSKYMPPIDDDKDDELFNVFELFESKKFESEIKDTKSESGSEYVLGDEYEVFLPVDVEGPFPTMEELMPDVNPVTAACQRAAMENLFLHLNIIDKWT, from the exons ATACGAAGAAGTATTTCTATACTCGTGTGAtcgcaaaattgaatttattgaaaaagggtttt CATTATATAAGAATCAGATGAAAGGTTTACCAGTGATTGGTAAATTTGAcatgaacaatttcaaaaaagatGTTATCGCGATGGAAGAACTCATTGGAGGGGATAAATGTATCTTTGAACacttaaaagaagaaaaagaaaaatttaagtcCATCGTCAAAGAATTATTCACTCCTACTAAcactaaaaaatcaaaaaaaaaagaaattgaaagaAAATCATTACCAGCACCTAAATTTACAAAGACTCCTAATCAACCAAAACCTAAACCTGTTTCCAAACCAAGAACAACAACTCAATCACGGGTTGATAAGACTGCTTATACTTGTCATGCACAAGTTGGCTGTAACTACACAACTAATCGCTATGATAACTTAAAATGGCATATGGCAACCCATAAAAATGATACAGACGTGGTTACGACTAAGAAATCATCAAATAGTTCTACCTCAAATAAACGTAAGAATTTAAAGACTAAATCGTTAGaggttaaaaaacaaaaactgcaAGAAGAGTTATTGAAAGATTGGGACAATGATGGTGAGGATGAAGATGAAATCATTACAAGTGGAGTACAATCGTCTAGTAATGTTGCACAATCTTCAAATGAAGAAGTCTTAGAAACAATGATTGATGTACCATCATCAAATGAAGAAATCGTACAAATAAAGAGTGAAGTACTATCATCTAATAATGTTGCACAATCTTCAAATGCTGAAATTATACTAACAAAGACTGATGTAGTATCATCTAGTAATGTTGTACAATCTTCAAATGAAGAAGGTATATCAACAAGTAAAGTTTTATCGAGCGAAAATGATACTAAACCAATCATAAGTAAAGATATATCCAGAAATAGTGAAGCTCAAGAAACTAGTACTTGTTCTCCTAataaagtttttgattttaatgaaaatgacAATAATACTCCTGTTGTAGAACTAAGACAAAGTAAATCTGTTTATAGTTCTACTGTGGATGATGATATAAGTGAAACATTGCCAAATGAATTAGTTTTAGTTGAGAAATCTACAGAAAATGTTATCGATAAACCTCATGAAATCCAATCTAATGAGCCTGCAAATGAAATTGATAATCAAACAAAAAGTACTGAactattattagaaaaaacgGATACTACTTTAGACcatataaacaattttgaaaattcattgAGTTGCATTTcgagtaatataaataattctgaTGCAAATATATTGACTGAAGATAACAACGTTGTTATTGGTGAATCTGAGTTAAGTGAATGTGGATCTCTTAACAAAACtgctaatatatataaagatattaaaatagaGACTAATGACGTCGTAGGTATTCCATTAGTTGAAAATATGTCTACTGAAACGGAAGACAGTGCAATTGTTGAGGAGAATACTAATCACAAGGAGATAGTTTCAAATGATGAAGAAGTTAATCAGTTGAATGGCACCACAATTGATAAGAATATGCTTATCGAGAACTTATGTTCTGTAGGTAGTAcatccaataaaataaattgtgaagataaaatcattaaaaaagaGGAATTCCCGGAAGATATCCCAAAAGATTGGTTAGAAGGTCCTGAATGGGAAAGTGCACGATCTGCAGTTCAAGAAG CTTACTTTGTCAACTCTGAAGGATCGAAGTATATGCCCCCCATAGATGATGATAAAGATGATGAACTGTTCAACGTTTTTGAACTATTTGAATCAAAGAAATTCGAATCGGAAATCAAAGATACGAAGTCGGAGTCGGGGTCAGAGTACGTCCTTGGCGACGAGTATGAAGTATTTTTACCCGTAGATGTTGAAGGACCCTTTCCCACAATGGAAGAATTGATGCCAGATGTTAACCCTGTTACGGCGGCTTGTCAGAGAGCCGCGatggaaaatttatttttacatttaaacattattgaTAAATGGACATAA